A window of the Rhodoferax sp. GW822-FHT02A01 genome harbors these coding sequences:
- a CDS encoding YeaH/YhbH family protein: MALHIVDRRLAGKNKSIGNRERFLRRHQEQIREAVRKAVAGRSIRDMEQAEDVTIPRKDISEPVFHHGSGGVRDLVHPGNTDHLRGDRIKRPQDGGGGKGGGKASDSGEGEDDFIFTLSKEEFMQVFFDGLALPHLIRNQIGETPEWKSHRAGYTKDGTPSNLHIVRSMRHALGRRLSLGAGARQDLKDKIAALAELERFPLGHEAAIRALRQEIKDLELRLKRIPFLDPLDLRFRGVVKTPVPMVKAVMFCLMDVSGSMDEGRKNLAKQFFILLYLFLTRHYEKIDIVFIRHHTQAQEVDEDTFFHATESGGTVVSSALDLMQKIISQRYSPSEWNIYGAQASDGDNFSSDSGRCRELLAETLLPLCRYYAYIQVAEEEQNLWEEYAAIGADHANFAMRKVIEPTDIYPIFRDLFKKEGANA; encoded by the coding sequence ATGGCCCTACACATTGTTGACCGCCGGCTTGCCGGCAAAAACAAGTCCATCGGCAACAGGGAGCGGTTCTTGCGCCGCCATCAGGAGCAGATTCGGGAGGCCGTGCGCAAGGCCGTTGCGGGACGCAGCATCCGCGACATGGAGCAGGCCGAAGACGTCACCATTCCCAGGAAAGACATCAGCGAACCCGTGTTTCACCATGGGTCGGGAGGCGTGCGTGATTTGGTGCATCCGGGCAACACCGACCATTTGCGTGGCGACCGCATCAAGCGCCCGCAAGACGGAGGTGGTGGCAAGGGGGGCGGCAAAGCCAGCGACTCCGGTGAAGGCGAAGACGATTTCATCTTCACCCTGAGCAAAGAGGAGTTCATGCAAGTCTTCTTTGACGGGCTTGCTTTACCGCACCTGATTCGCAACCAGATCGGCGAAACGCCGGAGTGGAAATCACACCGGGCCGGCTACACCAAGGACGGCACACCCAGCAACCTGCATATCGTGCGGTCCATGCGGCATGCGCTGGGTCGACGCCTGTCACTGGGTGCGGGCGCACGCCAGGATTTGAAAGACAAGATTGCCGCTCTAGCGGAGCTGGAGCGCTTTCCCTTGGGGCATGAGGCTGCCATCCGGGCGCTGCGTCAGGAGATCAAGGACCTGGAACTGCGGCTCAAGCGCATCCCATTTCTGGACCCGCTGGACCTGCGCTTTCGCGGTGTGGTGAAGACGCCAGTGCCCATGGTCAAGGCCGTCATGTTTTGCCTGATGGATGTGTCAGGCTCCATGGACGAGGGGCGCAAGAACCTGGCCAAGCAATTTTTCATCTTGCTGTACCTGTTCCTGACCCGCCATTACGAAAAGATCGACATCGTCTTCATCCGCCATCACACCCAGGCGCAGGAAGTGGATGAGGACACCTTCTTCCACGCCACGGAGAGCGGGGGCACGGTAGTCAGCAGCGCGCTGGACCTGATGCAGAAGATCATCTCTCAGCGCTATTCGCCCAGCGAATGGAACATCTACGGTGCCCAGGCCAGCGATGGCGACAACTTCAGCAGCGACAGCGGCCGCTGCCGCGAGCTGCTGGCCGAGACGCTGCTGCCACTGTGCCGTTATTACGCTTACATCCAGGTTGCCGAGGAGGAACAGAACCTCTGGGAAGAATACGCAGCAATCGGAGCTGACCATGCCAACTTTGCGATGCGCAAGGTCATCGAACCCACCGACATCTACCCCATCTTCCGGGATCTGTTCAAGAAGGAAGGGGCCAACGCATGA
- a CDS encoding PrkA family serine protein kinase, with translation MDAIGNYVARFARSREEEMSLDEYLLECKRNPLAYATAAERMLKAIGEPQVLDTRNDPRLSRIFANKLIKIYPAFSEFFGMEEVVEQVVSYFRHAAQGLEERKQILYLLGPVGGGKSSLAERLKHLMQQVPFYAIKGSPVNESPLGLFDAVEDGPILQDSYGIPTRYLQRILSPWAVKRLDEFGGDIRQFRVVKRYPNVLKQIAISKTEPGDENNQDISSLVGKVDIRKLETFSQDDPDAYSFSGGLCQANQGLLEFVEMFKAPIKVLHPLLTATQEGNFKGTEGFGAIPFDGVVLAHSNESEWKTFRNNKHNEAFLDRIYIVKVPYCLRVSDEIKIYEKLIRESSLGSATCAPGTFKMMSQFAVLTRLKEPENSSLFSKMAVYDGESLKDTDPRAKSYLEYRDYAGMDEGMTGVSTRFAFKILSKVFNFDSTEVAANPVHLMYVLEQQIEREQLPPELEQKYTGFIKELLAPRYAEFIGKEIQTAYLESYSEYGQNIFDRYVTYADYWIQDNEYRDTDTGEVFDRVALNAELEKIEKPAGIANPKDFRNEIVNFVLRARANNQGKNPSWTSYEKLRVVIEKKMFSNTEELLPVISFNAKASADDARKHEDFVTRMVAKGYTSKQVRLLCEWYLRVRKSS, from the coding sequence ATGGACGCGATTGGTAATTACGTAGCCCGCTTTGCGCGTAGCCGCGAAGAAGAGATGAGCCTCGACGAGTATCTGCTCGAGTGCAAACGCAATCCTTTGGCCTACGCAACTGCGGCGGAGCGCATGCTCAAAGCCATCGGTGAGCCACAGGTGCTGGACACCCGCAACGACCCACGCTTGTCGCGCATATTTGCCAACAAGCTGATCAAGATCTACCCCGCCTTTTCCGAGTTCTTCGGCATGGAAGAGGTGGTGGAACAGGTCGTGAGCTACTTCCGCCACGCCGCGCAGGGCCTGGAAGAGCGCAAGCAGATTCTGTATCTGCTAGGCCCGGTTGGTGGTGGCAAGAGTTCGCTCGCAGAGCGCCTCAAACACTTGATGCAACAGGTGCCCTTCTATGCCATCAAAGGATCCCCGGTCAATGAAAGCCCACTAGGCCTGTTCGATGCGGTTGAAGACGGGCCGATATTGCAGGATAGCTACGGTATTCCAACGCGCTATCTGCAGCGCATCCTGTCACCTTGGGCCGTCAAGCGTTTGGATGAGTTCGGCGGAGACATACGCCAGTTCCGGGTGGTCAAGCGCTACCCCAACGTGCTCAAGCAGATCGCCATTTCCAAGACCGAACCGGGTGACGAAAACAACCAGGACATTTCGTCCCTGGTCGGCAAGGTGGATATCCGCAAGCTGGAAACCTTCTCCCAGGATGATCCGGACGCTTACAGTTTCTCTGGCGGTCTGTGCCAGGCCAACCAGGGCCTGCTGGAATTCGTGGAAATGTTCAAGGCGCCCATCAAGGTGCTGCACCCACTGCTCACGGCAACGCAGGAAGGCAACTTCAAGGGAACGGAAGGCTTCGGCGCCATTCCGTTTGATGGGGTGGTGCTGGCGCACAGCAACGAGAGTGAATGGAAGACCTTTCGGAACAACAAGCACAACGAGGCCTTCCTGGATCGCATCTACATCGTTAAGGTGCCCTACTGTCTGCGCGTGAGCGACGAGATCAAGATCTATGAAAAACTGATCCGCGAGTCGTCACTCGGTTCCGCCACCTGTGCACCGGGTACGTTCAAGATGATGAGTCAGTTCGCAGTCTTGACCCGACTCAAGGAGCCCGAGAACTCCAGCCTGTTCAGCAAGATGGCGGTGTATGACGGTGAAAGCCTCAAGGACACCGACCCGCGTGCCAAGAGCTATCTGGAATACCGCGACTATGCTGGCATGGATGAAGGGATGACGGGCGTGTCCACCCGCTTTGCTTTCAAGATCCTGTCCAAGGTGTTCAACTTTGACAGCACCGAAGTGGCCGCCAATCCGGTTCACCTGATGTACGTGCTGGAGCAACAGATCGAGCGCGAACAGCTTCCGCCCGAGTTGGAACAGAAGTACACCGGCTTTATCAAGGAGCTGTTGGCGCCCCGCTACGCGGAGTTCATTGGCAAGGAAATCCAGACCGCCTATCTGGAGAGCTACAGCGAATACGGCCAGAACATCTTTGATCGCTACGTCACCTACGCGGACTACTGGATTCAGGACAACGAATACCGCGACACCGACACAGGTGAGGTGTTTGACCGTGTGGCCCTGAACGCCGAGCTGGAGAAGATCGAAAAGCCTGCAGGCATTGCCAATCCCAAGGATTTCCGCAACGAGATCGTCAACTTCGTGCTGCGTGCCCGTGCCAACAACCAGGGCAAGAATCCATCCTGGACCAGCTACGAAAAGCTGCGGGTGGTCATCGAAAAGAAGATGTTCTCGAATACCGAAGAGCTGTTGCCCGTCATCAGCTTCAATGCCAAGGCCAGCGCCGACGATGCGCGCAAGCACGAGGACTTCGTGACACGCATGGTGGCCAAGGGCTACACATCCAAGCAAGTGCGGCTGCTGTGTGAGTGGTATTTGCGGGTGCGCAAGAGTTCCTGA
- a CDS encoding VOC family protein, with protein sequence MISHTHIGITDFDRAFAFYDRVLSALGWVLKFSEPEKAWAGWMVPHQARPLFLIGRPFDGQPHVAGNGQMVALLAPTRAVVDQTYTTALAQGVHSEGAPGLRPQYHANYYGAYFRDLDGNKLCVCCHAEEAVP encoded by the coding sequence GTGATCTCCCACACGCACATCGGCATTACCGACTTCGACCGGGCCTTTGCCTTCTACGACCGGGTGCTGTCTGCGTTGGGTTGGGTGTTGAAGTTCAGTGAGCCCGAAAAAGCGTGGGCTGGCTGGATGGTGCCCCACCAGGCGCGACCACTGTTTCTGATTGGCAGACCTTTCGACGGGCAGCCCCATGTGGCTGGCAACGGCCAGATGGTGGCTCTGCTGGCGCCCACCAGGGCCGTGGTAGACCAAACCTATACCACCGCCTTAGCCCAAGGAGTCCACAGCGAAGGGGCGCCGGGCCTGAGGCCGCAGTACCACGCCAACTACTATGGCGCTTACTTCCGCGACTTGGACGGCAACAAGCTCTGTGTGTGCTGCCATGCCGAAGAAGCGGTGCCCTGA
- the ugpQ gene encoding glycerophosphodiester phosphodiesterase has translation MNPRTLPAWPYPRWIAHRGAGKLAPENTLASFRTGAGHGYRMFECDVKLSADGVPFLMHDAELQRTTNAAERLGVGQPGVSDIAGSHGWHALSQLDAGSWHSRIFAAEPLPTFEAIARFCVRNSFFLNVEIKPTPGTEYRTGEVVAQHAARHFNGVAIPPLLTSFDIPALEGALASQPELPRGLLIDALEELPWSAWLSKAQTLQCQAIVCNHTLWNADTVLQAKAAGFRTLSYTVNDTQEAARLISLGTDGVITDRVDLFSPAA, from the coding sequence ATGAACCCACGCACTTTGCCTGCCTGGCCTTATCCCCGCTGGATTGCCCACCGCGGAGCCGGAAAGCTGGCCCCCGAAAACACCCTGGCGTCTTTCCGTACCGGTGCCGGCCATGGCTACCGCATGTTCGAGTGCGACGTGAAACTCAGCGCCGATGGCGTGCCATTCCTGATGCATGACGCAGAACTGCAGCGAACCACCAACGCTGCCGAGCGACTGGGTGTGGGGCAGCCAGGCGTCAGTGACATTGCGGGAAGCCACGGTTGGCACGCACTGTCCCAGTTGGACGCCGGCAGTTGGCACTCCCGCATTTTTGCAGCGGAGCCACTACCTACTTTCGAGGCCATAGCGCGGTTTTGCGTACGCAACAGTTTTTTTCTGAACGTTGAAATCAAGCCCACGCCGGGCACCGAATACCGCACCGGTGAAGTGGTGGCGCAACACGCTGCACGCCATTTCAACGGCGTTGCAATTCCACCACTGCTCACTTCCTTTGACATTCCCGCACTGGAAGGTGCCCTGGCATCGCAACCCGAACTGCCGCGCGGGTTGTTGATCGATGCGCTGGAAGAGCTGCCCTGGTCCGCCTGGCTCTCCAAGGCACAGACACTGCAATGCCAGGCCATCGTGTGCAACCACACGCTATGGAATGCAGACACCGTGTTGCAAGCCAAGGCAGCCGGCTTCAGAACCTTGAGCTATACGGTGAACGACACACAAGAGGCGGCACGTCTGATTTCCTTGGGCACCGACGGCGTGATCACGGACCGGGTGGACCTGTTCAGTCCTGCTGCATAG
- the prfA gene encoding peptide chain release factor 1 — MKPFLRQQLARYADRLGELEFLLSREDIMQDMKQFLALSREHTEVGAVASRWARYQQREADLAAGQEMLKASADDEEMLAMAQEEVDSATAELAQLDQELQRMLLPKDPDDQRPAFVEIRAGTGGDESALFAADLARMYTRYCDAQGLKTEIMSSSESELGGYKEVVLRVEGTVMTSTGACGAYGLLKFESGGHRVQRVPATETQGRIHTSACTVAVLAEQDEAEAIKINPSDLRIDTFRASGAGGQHINKTDSAVRITHIPTGIVAECQDGRSQHSNKAQALKVLTARIHEKERSERAAKDAAERKSLVGSGDRSDRIRTYNFPQGRLTDHRINLTLYKLLSIMEGDLGDVIEALQAYEAAQQMAALELNA; from the coding sequence ATGAAACCCTTTCTGCGCCAACAACTAGCCCGCTACGCTGACCGTCTGGGAGAGCTCGAATTCCTGCTCTCACGCGAAGACATCATGCAGGACATGAAGCAATTCCTGGCGCTCTCACGGGAACACACCGAAGTGGGCGCAGTGGCCAGCCGCTGGGCGCGTTACCAGCAGCGCGAGGCCGATCTGGCAGCCGGGCAAGAGATGTTGAAGGCCTCTGCCGACGACGAGGAGATGCTGGCCATGGCGCAAGAAGAGGTAGACAGCGCCACCGCCGAGCTAGCCCAGTTGGACCAAGAGTTGCAGCGCATGCTGTTGCCCAAGGACCCGGACGACCAGCGCCCTGCCTTTGTGGAAATCCGCGCCGGCACTGGTGGCGATGAATCCGCCCTGTTTGCGGCGGACCTGGCCCGCATGTACACCCGCTATTGCGATGCCCAGGGCCTCAAGACGGAAATCATGAGCTCGTCGGAGAGCGAACTGGGTGGCTACAAGGAAGTGGTGCTGCGGGTGGAGGGCACGGTGATGACCAGTACCGGCGCCTGTGGCGCCTATGGGCTGCTCAAGTTTGAGTCGGGCGGCCACCGCGTACAACGTGTGCCCGCCACCGAAACCCAGGGCCGCATCCACACCAGTGCCTGCACGGTGGCCGTGCTGGCCGAGCAAGACGAGGCTGAGGCCATCAAGATCAATCCGTCGGATTTGCGCATTGACACCTTCCGCGCCAGCGGTGCCGGTGGTCAGCACATCAACAAGACCGACTCGGCCGTGCGCATCACCCACATTCCCACCGGCATCGTGGCCGAGTGCCAGGACGGGCGCAGCCAGCACAGCAACAAGGCGCAGGCCCTCAAGGTGCTGACTGCCCGCATCCATGAGAAAGAGCGTTCCGAACGCGCCGCAAAGGATGCGGCTGAGCGCAAGAGCCTGGTGGGCAGCGGCGACCGCAGCGACCGCATCCGCACCTACAACTTCCCGCAAGGCCGCCTCACCGACCACCGCATCAACCTCACGCTGTACAAGCTGCTGTCCATCATGGAAGGCGATCTGGGCGACGTGATTGAAGCCCTGCAGGCCTATGAAGCCGCACAGCAAATGGCAGCCCTGGAGCTCAACGCGTGA
- a CDS encoding SpoVR family protein yields the protein MDDVARIPVAGERRARHTLQQPLPAPPRAHHPLPDTSDWTFDIIEQYHDVIRDTAQRFGLDTYPNQLEIITAEQMMDAYASVGMPINYRHWSYGKEFIATDKRYRRGNMGLAYEIVINSNPCISYLMEENTTAMQALVIAHAAYGHNSFFKGNYLFRMWTDASSIIDYLVFARSYIAECEERYGLDAVESVLDSCHALANFGVDRYRRPSKKSLAVELAERRAREAHAQLQVNDLWRTLPQRLDKAEDAPAAQRFPSEPQENLLYFIEKNSPLLEPWQREVVRLVRKIAQYFYPQRQTQVMNEGWATFWHHKLLNTMYDDGQLSDGVMMEWLSSHTNVIYQPPVGHRAYSGINPYALGFAMYTDIQRICEHPTEEDRRWFPDMAGAPWLPTLDHAMRNYKDESFIGQFLSPKLMRDFRLFAIHDDERKVELEVGAIHDEAGYAELRQALSQQYDLGTREPNIQVWNVNLRGDRTLILRHFPYQDRPLGDSTQEVLKHTARLWGFGVKLESVNANGDVTKQWSVPAPPV from the coding sequence ATGGATGATGTCGCACGCATTCCTGTGGCCGGGGAACGCAGGGCGCGCCACACATTGCAGCAACCCTTGCCAGCACCTCCACGAGCCCACCACCCGTTGCCTGATACCAGTGACTGGACGTTTGACATCATCGAGCAGTACCACGACGTGATTCGCGATACGGCGCAGCGCTTTGGCCTGGACACCTATCCCAACCAGCTGGAAATCATCACCGCTGAACAGATGATGGACGCCTATGCCAGTGTGGGCATGCCCATCAATTACCGCCATTGGAGCTATGGCAAGGAGTTCATTGCCACCGACAAGCGCTACCGCCGCGGCAACATGGGACTGGCCTATGAAATCGTCATCAACTCCAACCCCTGCATCAGCTACCTGATGGAAGAGAACACCACCGCCATGCAGGCCCTGGTGATTGCCCATGCGGCCTACGGCCACAACAGCTTCTTCAAGGGCAATTACCTCTTTCGCATGTGGACGGATGCCTCGTCCATCATCGATTACCTGGTCTTTGCGCGCAGCTACATCGCCGAATGCGAGGAACGCTACGGGCTGGACGCGGTGGAATCCGTGCTCGACTCCTGCCATGCCTTGGCTAATTTCGGCGTGGACCGCTATCGCCGCCCCAGCAAGAAAAGTCTGGCGGTGGAGCTGGCGGAGCGACGTGCACGTGAGGCCCATGCCCAGCTCCAGGTCAATGATCTCTGGCGCACCCTGCCCCAGCGCCTGGACAAGGCGGAAGATGCGCCGGCAGCGCAGCGCTTTCCCAGCGAGCCCCAAGAAAACCTGCTGTACTTCATTGAAAAGAACTCTCCGCTGCTGGAGCCCTGGCAACGCGAAGTAGTGCGCTTGGTGCGCAAGATCGCCCAATACTTCTACCCGCAGCGGCAGACGCAGGTCATGAACGAAGGCTGGGCCACCTTCTGGCACCACAAATTGCTAAACACCATGTACGACGACGGTCAATTGAGCGACGGCGTGATGATGGAATGGCTGAGTTCGCATACCAATGTGATCTACCAGCCGCCGGTTGGGCACCGCGCCTACAGCGGAATCAACCCCTACGCGCTGGGCTTTGCCATGTACACCGACATCCAGCGCATTTGCGAACACCCGACCGAGGAAGACCGGCGCTGGTTTCCCGACATGGCCGGAGCGCCGTGGCTGCCCACGCTGGACCATGCCATGCGCAACTACAAGGACGAGAGCTTTATCGGCCAGTTTCTCAGTCCCAAGCTGATGCGCGACTTCCGGCTATTTGCCATTCATGACGACGAGCGCAAGGTCGAACTGGAGGTGGGCGCCATCCACGACGAGGCGGGCTACGCCGAACTACGCCAGGCCCTGTCGCAGCAGTACGACCTGGGTACGCGCGAGCCCAACATTCAGGTCTGGAACGTCAATCTGCGCGGGGACCGCACGCTGATACTGCGCCATTTCCCCTACCAGGACCGGCCTTTGGGAGACAGCACGCAGGAAGTGCTGAAGCATACGGCGCGCCTTTGGGGATTCGGCGTGAAGCTGGAGAGTGTCAATGCCAACGGTGACGTCACCAAGCAGTGGAGCGTTCCCGCCCCACCGGTTTAA
- the hemA gene encoding glutamyl-tRNA reductase codes for MAVWALGINHTTAPLDLRGRFAFAMDSVEPHLVALRESLARNPEAAIVSTCNRTEIYCAGDEAALEQTLNWLAQSGGVSPHELRSHTYHLEGDQAARHAFRVASGLDSMVLGEPQILGQIKDAVRAADAAGALGTTLSQMFQRSFAVAKEVRTSTEIGAHSISMAAAAVRLSSQLFEDLAKVKVLFVGAGEMIELCATHFAAKNPQSIAIANRTLERGEKLAVRFGAEVMRLADLPERLHEFDAVISCTASSLPIIGLGAVERALKKRRHRPMFMVDLAVPRDIEPEVKALGDVYLYTVDDLASVVQTAQANRQAAVAQAEAIVDAGVQSFMHWIEQRNSVPLIQQLNSQAEQWRATELARARKLLARDGDVDAALEALAKGLTQKMLHGAMAELHAGDVTARERASTAIQRFFLRKER; via the coding sequence ATGGCAGTCTGGGCATTAGGAATCAACCACACCACCGCGCCGCTGGACCTGCGCGGCCGGTTTGCGTTCGCCATGGACTCGGTGGAACCCCATCTGGTAGCCCTGCGGGAAAGCCTGGCCCGCAACCCGGAGGCCGCCATTGTTTCCACCTGCAATCGCACCGAGATCTATTGCGCAGGTGACGAAGCTGCACTGGAACAAACGCTGAACTGGCTGGCCCAGTCGGGCGGTGTTTCTCCCCATGAGCTGCGCTCTCACACCTACCACCTGGAGGGCGATCAGGCCGCCCGCCATGCCTTTCGCGTAGCCAGCGGGCTGGACTCGATGGTGCTGGGCGAGCCCCAGATCCTGGGTCAAATCAAGGATGCGGTGCGTGCTGCCGATGCGGCTGGCGCGCTGGGCACCACGCTGTCACAGATGTTCCAGCGCTCGTTTGCTGTCGCCAAGGAGGTTCGCACCTCCACCGAAATCGGCGCGCATTCGATCAGCATGGCTGCAGCGGCCGTGCGCCTGTCGTCGCAATTGTTCGAAGACCTGGCCAAGGTCAAAGTGCTGTTTGTGGGCGCTGGCGAGATGATCGAGCTATGCGCCACACACTTTGCGGCCAAGAATCCCCAATCCATCGCCATTGCCAACCGCACCCTGGAACGCGGCGAAAAGCTGGCCGTGCGCTTTGGTGCTGAAGTCATGCGTCTGGCCGACCTGCCTGAGCGCCTGCACGAGTTTGACGCGGTGATCAGCTGCACCGCCAGCTCCCTGCCCATCATCGGCTTGGGTGCCGTGGAGCGTGCGCTCAAGAAGCGCCGCCACCGCCCTATGTTCATGGTGGACCTGGCCGTGCCGCGCGACATTGAGCCTGAGGTCAAGGCGCTGGGCGATGTGTATCTCTACACCGTGGACGATCTGGCCAGCGTGGTGCAGACCGCCCAGGCCAACCGCCAGGCAGCGGTGGCACAGGCCGAGGCCATCGTGGATGCCGGGGTGCAGAGCTTCATGCACTGGATCGAACAGCGCAACTCGGTGCCGCTGATTCAGCAACTCAACTCCCAGGCCGAGCAGTGGCGTGCCACCGAACTGGCGCGCGCCCGCAAGCTGCTGGCGCGTGACGGCGATGTGGACGCAGCCCTGGAAGCACTGGCCAAGGGTCTCACGCAAAAGATGCTGCACGGCGCCATGGCCGAACTGCATGCGGGCGACGTGACTGCGCGCGAGCGTGCCAGCACCGCCATCCAACGCTTTTTCCTGCGCAAAGAACGTTAG
- a CDS encoding GNAT family N-acetyltransferase, producing MQTISVRLATPADLDTVALLFNGYRQFYEQPDDLALARRFIGERMAKGQSTILIAEDAMGTARGFSQLYPSFCSVIAAPIYVLYDLYVAPGERKSGMGKALLQFAAQYARQQGAARMDLTTARNNLPAQALYASLGWQLDEVFLAYNLNL from the coding sequence ATGCAGACCATCAGTGTCCGGCTGGCAACGCCAGCTGATCTGGATACCGTAGCTCTTCTGTTCAATGGCTACCGGCAGTTCTACGAACAGCCGGATGATCTGGCGCTGGCCAGACGGTTCATTGGCGAGCGCATGGCCAAAGGGCAGTCCACCATCCTGATCGCCGAGGACGCCATGGGCACTGCACGGGGTTTCAGCCAGCTCTACCCAAGCTTCTGCTCGGTGATTGCAGCCCCGATTTATGTGCTGTATGACTTGTATGTGGCCCCGGGGGAACGCAAGTCCGGCATGGGCAAAGCGCTGCTGCAGTTTGCGGCACAGTATGCGAGGCAACAGGGCGCTGCCCGCATGGACCTCACCACGGCGCGTAACAATCTGCCGGCGCAAGCGCTGTACGCATCCTTGGGCTGGCAGCTCGACGAAGTCTTCCTGGCCTACAACCTGAACCTTTGA
- the prmC gene encoding peptide chain release factor N(5)-glutamine methyltransferase, producing MNLTQAVLHGQSLGIERLEAQMLVLHALQRPTSDRAWLLAHGSDELSAQTQDRVHTLAQRRASGEPMAYITGHKEFYGLDLRVDARVLDPRADTETLVDWALEVMDAGRPAGAEMPSAIDLGTGSGAIALALKHHRPQWQIHALDFSMDALAVAEGNAARLQLAVHFHKGSWLQNVQERFSLIVSNPPYIAAQDAHLAALTHEPLQALVSGEDGLDAIRTIVAQSPTRLLPGGWLLLEHGYDQAPAVRTLLQNAGFHNVQSRRDLPGIERCSGGQWQA from the coding sequence GTGAACCTGACGCAGGCCGTGCTGCATGGCCAGTCCCTGGGCATCGAGCGGCTGGAAGCGCAGATGTTGGTGCTGCATGCCCTGCAGCGCCCCACCAGCGACCGGGCCTGGCTGCTGGCGCATGGCAGTGACGAGCTCAGTGCGCAGACGCAAGACCGCGTGCACACCCTGGCGCAACGCCGCGCAAGCGGGGAGCCCATGGCCTATATCACCGGGCACAAGGAGTTCTACGGCCTGGATCTACGCGTGGACGCGCGCGTGCTGGACCCGCGCGCAGATACCGAAACCTTGGTGGATTGGGCTTTGGAGGTGATGGACGCCGGGCGCCCGGCTGGTGCTGAAATGCCCAGCGCCATCGACTTGGGCACCGGCAGCGGCGCCATTGCGCTGGCGCTGAAGCACCATCGCCCCCAATGGCAGATCCACGCGCTGGACTTCAGCATGGACGCCCTGGCGGTGGCAGAGGGCAATGCAGCGCGACTGCAGCTTGCCGTTCACTTCCACAAGGGTTCCTGGCTGCAGAACGTGCAAGAACGCTTTTCGCTGATTGTCTCCAACCCGCCGTATATCGCGGCACAGGATGCGCATCTGGCTGCGCTGACGCATGAACCCCTGCAGGCGTTGGTCAGTGGAGAGGACGGACTGGATGCAATCCGTACCATCGTTGCGCAATCGCCCACGCGTTTGCTGCCAGGCGGATGGCTGTTGCTGGAGCATGGCTATGACCAGGCCCCTGCCGTACGCACCCTGTTGCAAAATGCCGGCTTTCACAACGTCCAATCCCGCCGAGACCTGCCAGGCATTGAGCGCTGCAGCGGCGGCCAATGGCAGGCTTGA